From Coleofasciculus sp. FACHB-T130, a single genomic window includes:
- a CDS encoding 5-formyltetrahydrofolate cyclo-ligase — translation MNKIDYQLDKQQLRRSLLKTRQSMPVEEWREKSDRICTHLESSPLFTQSKTVLAYFSFRQEPDLSPLISDRRHWGFPRCVGDSLIWHLWKPGDSLQKGAYGILEPHPDSPVLHSTEVDLILVPSVACDVRGYRLGYGGGYYDRLLNSSEWATKLTIGIVFDFAFSLELPIDCWDKSLQGICTETGLRMMR, via the coding sequence GTGAACAAAATCGATTATCAACTGGATAAACAGCAATTGAGGCGATCGCTTCTCAAAACACGACAATCGATGCCTGTGGAAGAGTGGAGAGAAAAGAGCGATCGCATCTGTACCCACCTCGAATCTTCGCCCCTATTTACTCAATCAAAAACTGTCTTAGCTTATTTCAGTTTTCGACAAGAACCTGACCTCAGCCCTCTAATTAGCGATCGTCGCCATTGGGGATTTCCCCGCTGTGTTGGCGATAGCCTCATTTGGCATCTATGGAAACCTGGAGACTCCTTACAAAAAGGTGCTTATGGTATTCTTGAACCGCACCCAGATAGCCCCGTTTTACATTCAACCGAGGTAGATTTAATTCTTGTGCCATCTGTAGCTTGTGATGTGCGGGGATATCGTTTAGGTTATGGTGGTGGTTATTACGATCGCTTGCTCAATTCATCTGAATGGGCAACCAAATTAACTATCGGCATTGTCTTTGACTTTGCTTTTTCCCTAGAGTTGCCAATTGATTGCTGGGATAAATCTTTGCAGGGCATCTGTACAGAAACGGGGTTGAGGATGATGCGATGA
- a CDS encoding HAD-IIIA family hydrolase, whose amino-acid sequence MEQDPSAVNAETHLLILDLDGTVRSPLSNHKFIQRPGDQQIIKGAEGAIAYFAASGWKIVGVTNQGGVASGKKSLQSCIKEQQYTLGLLPEIEEIYFCPDFEGKKCFCVTSSDVVNHSQHSESGKFRKPNPGMLNLAIEKHLPDKVLMVGDRSDDRNAAKAAGIKFQQAESWRQTYGDTDV is encoded by the coding sequence ATGGAGCAAGATCCTTCAGCCGTCAATGCTGAGACTCATTTACTCATCCTCGATCTCGATGGCACAGTGCGATCGCCACTCTCAAATCACAAGTTTATCCAGCGTCCCGGCGATCAGCAGATTATTAAAGGCGCTGAGGGAGCGATCGCTTACTTCGCCGCGTCTGGCTGGAAAATCGTCGGCGTAACCAATCAAGGGGGTGTCGCCAGTGGTAAAAAATCTCTGCAAAGTTGCATTAAAGAGCAGCAATACACTTTGGGATTATTACCAGAGATAGAAGAAATTTATTTCTGTCCTGACTTTGAAGGAAAAAAGTGTTTTTGCGTCACCTCCAGCGATGTTGTTAACCACAGCCAGCACTCTGAATCTGGAAAGTTTCGCAAACCGAATCCAGGAATGCTGAATTTGGCGATAGAAAAACACTTGCCAGACAAAGTGTTAATGGTAGGCGATCGCTCGGATGACAGAAATGCTGCAAAAGCCGCAGGTATCAAATTTCAGCAAGCAGAAAGCTGGAGGCAAACTTATGGCGATACTGACGTTTGA
- a CDS encoding HD family phosphohydrolase, protein MKTLQSLTHQLDQWRRTYQPLRSLLPSRLFDSPAAIPGQGLGLGLGATLQNRRNRPRIVWLLAVVSLTGTMGQRYYNAPKLAVGKIAPQTIRATFDANVVDTFTTEEKRKAARTGAVPVLTIQQDVTEQVYDDLERSLRTADDLRQLAGSFPMVPTAILSAATQIDLRKCAEWEWRSILAAVDTDMKVNQPQSGLLPDANGQSNISATPAVAELQAYHQAASPQDFLALISTINQARAQYAKAVAAFSDGNPERRYDASLLDLSNEAWQQTKTGIPQVAERMLTQGIPPGLPDSILQQALRVQMNLLVPPEAEPVATQMLLWGLRPNLIEDPEQTKQLAEQAAKAVALQTIAVRQDEVIVRAGETISQADFVLLEYFQLSRRSLSWSGLIGFGILVTGGVCTFWRVERRFNPQIRQRDHLLILLLTLSTPVLVSLGIRYTNLPAVGLLVGSFYGSALGVTVVGLLGGVLSVSLPITWDCLVAGAAGGIMMSLLAGKMRSREELAFLGVGVGLTQGTVYLIVNLILGAATGSIWYTVLQEAALCGFSGLAWSIVALGLSPYLEHVFDLVTPIRLAELANPNRPLLKRLAAQAPGTFQHTLFVSTLAEAAARELGCNVELVRAGTLYHDIGKMHDPLGFIENQMGGPNKHDEINDPWKSAEIIKKHVTEGMVMARRCRLPKAIQGFIPEHQGTMLIAYFYHQAQQIAEKDPTKIVREEDFRYDGPIPQSRETGIMMLADSCEAALRSLKDATPEQALSMINKILRARWQDSQLAESGLTREELSRIAEVFVQVWQQYNHQRIAYPKFTVSSDKGCKASV, encoded by the coding sequence ATGAAGACGCTTCAGTCATTGACGCACCAGCTTGATCAATGGCGGCGGACGTACCAGCCCCTTCGCAGTCTTTTACCATCCCGACTTTTTGATTCGCCTGCCGCTATACCAGGGCAAGGTCTAGGATTAGGTCTTGGCGCTACTCTCCAAAACCGCAGAAACCGTCCTCGGATTGTTTGGCTGCTGGCAGTGGTGTCCCTCACCGGAACAATGGGGCAGCGCTACTACAATGCGCCAAAGCTCGCCGTCGGCAAGATAGCACCGCAGACGATTCGGGCAACCTTTGACGCTAATGTCGTAGATACTTTCACCACAGAAGAAAAACGGAAGGCAGCCCGCACAGGTGCCGTGCCCGTCTTGACGATCCAGCAAGACGTAACCGAACAAGTTTACGATGATTTGGAGCGATCGCTTCGTACCGCCGACGACCTCCGACAACTAGCCGGTTCTTTTCCAATGGTTCCGACTGCCATATTGTCTGCTGCCACTCAGATTGACCTCCGCAAGTGCGCGGAGTGGGAGTGGCGCTCCATATTGGCAGCGGTGGACACTGACATGAAAGTGAATCAACCCCAGTCAGGGTTATTGCCAGATGCCAACGGTCAATCGAATATTTCCGCAACCCCTGCTGTCGCCGAACTCCAAGCTTACCACCAGGCCGCAAGTCCTCAAGATTTTTTAGCCCTAATAAGCACGATTAACCAAGCCCGCGCGCAATACGCCAAAGCTGTCGCCGCCTTCTCAGATGGCAATCCAGAAAGGCGCTACGATGCCTCCCTACTAGACTTGTCAAATGAAGCTTGGCAGCAAACAAAAACCGGCATCCCCCAGGTTGCCGAACGGATGCTCACCCAAGGGATTCCCCCAGGCTTGCCTGACAGTATCTTACAGCAAGCGTTGAGAGTGCAAATGAATTTGCTCGTTCCCCCGGAAGCTGAGCCGGTGGCAACCCAAATGTTGCTCTGGGGACTGCGCCCCAACTTAATAGAAGATCCAGAACAAACGAAACAACTGGCAGAACAGGCAGCAAAAGCGGTGGCACTGCAAACGATCGCAGTTCGGCAGGATGAGGTGATTGTCCGCGCCGGTGAAACCATCTCCCAGGCAGATTTTGTGCTGTTAGAGTATTTTCAATTAAGCCGCCGGAGCCTTAGCTGGTCTGGATTGATTGGTTTTGGAATTCTGGTCACGGGTGGCGTGTGTACGTTCTGGCGGGTGGAACGGCGATTTAATCCCCAAATCCGGCAACGAGATCACTTGCTGATATTGCTGCTGACTTTGAGTACGCCAGTGCTAGTGAGTTTGGGTATTCGCTATACGAATTTGCCAGCAGTTGGTTTATTGGTGGGCAGTTTCTACGGTTCTGCGTTGGGTGTCACCGTTGTGGGACTGCTGGGTGGCGTGTTATCGGTTAGCCTGCCCATTACTTGGGATTGTTTGGTGGCGGGTGCTGCGGGTGGAATTATGATGAGCTTACTGGCAGGGAAAATGCGATCGCGCGAAGAACTCGCTTTCCTTGGCGTTGGCGTCGGATTAACTCAAGGCACTGTCTACCTGATTGTAAATCTGATTCTCGGTGCCGCAACGGGTTCAATTTGGTACACCGTACTCCAAGAAGCTGCCTTATGCGGTTTTTCCGGTTTAGCGTGGAGTATTGTGGCGCTGGGTTTGAGTCCCTATCTAGAACACGTATTTGACTTGGTGACGCCGATTCGGCTGGCAGAACTCGCGAACCCCAACCGTCCCCTGTTGAAACGTTTAGCCGCTCAAGCTCCGGGAACTTTTCAACATACATTGTTCGTTTCCACCCTGGCTGAAGCCGCAGCGCGGGAACTGGGCTGCAATGTAGAACTTGTTCGGGCTGGTACTTTATACCACGATATTGGGAAAATGCACGATCCATTAGGATTTATTGAAAATCAGATGGGTGGTCCCAACAAGCATGATGAAATTAATGACCCCTGGAAGAGTGCTGAGATTATCAAAAAACACGTGACTGAGGGCATGGTAATGGCGCGGCGATGCCGTTTGCCCAAGGCAATTCAGGGGTTTATCCCGGAACACCAGGGAACAATGTTGATTGCCTATTTTTATCACCAAGCGCAGCAGATAGCCGAGAAAGACCCGACGAAAATTGTGCGGGAGGAAGATTTCCGCTATGATGGGCCGATTCCTCAGTCGCGAGAAACGGGGATAATGATGTTGGCAGATTCCTGTGAGGCAGCATTGCGATCGCTTAAAGATGCGACTCCAGAACAAGCCCTCTCCATGATTAACAAAATTCTCCGCGCTCGTTGGCAAGACAGCCAGTTAGCTGAGTCTGGGTTAACGCGAGAAGAATTATCCCGCATTGCGGAAGTTTTCGTCCAAGTCTGGCAACAATATAATCACCAACGCATTGCTTATCCCAAATTCACGGTTAGCTCAGACAAAGGATGTAAAGCATCCGTTTAA
- a CDS encoding ADP-ribosylglycohydrolase family protein, with the protein MRYSLLSRFRGTLLGAAFGDFTPLSKKQSQQPTSWGKMAVWGAESLIERGKFDFADWRHLTEKFVEIEANSANAPTPGAIIATLPIVLFSHEYKAKLRQNLEQVVSIWQDEPELRDGALAVGYAIAQCLREKLNRATLIPKTLAFLGDSQTPLVQQLEQVQILLAENASLEIAIAQLCRNAQPQSTPIALGFYCFLSTLEDFRLSVARAARSGYQPPITCAIAGALSGAYNSTVGIPMGWRLSWNQPKWGIASDAQLFQLADNLLAVWSGVYDASTAKQVQQISAVAAPHVIQRR; encoded by the coding sequence ATGCGCTACTCTCTGTTAAGTCGGTTTCGCGGCACCTTGTTGGGCGCTGCATTCGGGGATTTCACCCCTTTGAGCAAAAAACAGTCTCAGCAGCCTACTAGCTGGGGCAAAATGGCGGTTTGGGGTGCAGAAAGCTTAATTGAGCGGGGTAAATTCGATTTCGCAGATTGGCGTCACCTCACGGAAAAATTTGTGGAGATAGAGGCGAACAGTGCTAACGCGCCTACGCCAGGAGCGATTATTGCCACACTGCCGATTGTGCTGTTCTCCCATGAATATAAAGCCAAACTGCGGCAAAATTTAGAACAAGTTGTCAGCATCTGGCAAGATGAGCCAGAGTTAAGAGATGGGGCGTTAGCAGTGGGATACGCGATCGCTCAATGCCTTCGAGAAAAACTCAATCGGGCTACTTTGATTCCCAAAACCCTTGCCTTCTTAGGAGATTCCCAGACGCCTCTGGTGCAACAATTAGAGCAAGTCCAAATTTTATTAGCAGAAAATGCGAGCTTAGAAATAGCGATCGCTCAACTATGTCGGAATGCCCAGCCTCAGAGTACCCCCATCGCTCTGGGTTTTTACTGCTTCCTCAGTACTCTAGAAGATTTTCGCCTGAGTGTCGCCCGTGCTGCCCGTAGCGGCTACCAACCCCCGATTACCTGCGCGATCGCGGGTGCTTTATCGGGAGCGTATAACAGTACAGTGGGCATTCCTATGGGATGGCGGCTATCTTGGAATCAACCTAAGTGGGGAATCGCCTCAGATGCTCAGTTGTTTCAACTAGCAGACAATCTCCTTGCTGTTTGGTCTGGTGTTTATGATGCCTCAACAGCAAAGCAAGTCCAGCAAATCAGCGCCGTAGCAGCGCCCCATGTAATTCAACGGCGTTAA
- the gmd gene encoding GDP-mannose 4,6-dehydratase: MTQRKRALITGITGQDGSYLSEFLLEQGYEVHGIIRRTSTFNTDRIDYMYEDPHKEGVRLFLHYGDLTDGTTLRRILEQVQPVEIYNLGAQSHVRVSFDSPEYTVDAVGMGTLRLLEAIRDYQQRTGIEVRFYQAGSSEMFGKVQEVPQKETTPFYPRSPYACAKLYAHWQTVNYRESYGLFACNGILFNHESPRRGETFVTRKITRAIARIVAGKQKKIYLGNLDSKRDWGYAKDYVRAMWLMLQQQEADDYVVATGETYSIRQFLDIAFEHVNLDWKDYVEFDERYLRPAEVDLLIGDPTKAHQKLGWKPSVTFEELVRLMVEADMQALGLNCPNGNGSHSPLDLATIRQNVGSMHD; encoded by the coding sequence ATGACGCAACGCAAGCGAGCGCTAATTACGGGCATTACGGGACAAGACGGTTCTTACTTGAGCGAATTTTTGCTTGAGCAAGGCTATGAGGTTCACGGGATCATTCGCCGGACTTCTACATTTAATACAGACCGAATCGATTATATGTATGAAGACCCTCACAAAGAGGGGGTGCGGTTGTTTCTGCACTATGGCGATTTAACCGATGGCACAACTCTACGCCGGATTTTAGAACAAGTCCAGCCGGTAGAAATTTATAATTTAGGTGCCCAATCCCACGTCCGCGTTAGTTTTGACTCGCCGGAATACACGGTTGATGCGGTCGGGATGGGGACGCTACGCCTTTTGGAAGCAATTCGAGATTACCAGCAGCGTACCGGCATTGAAGTACGGTTTTATCAGGCGGGTTCTTCTGAGATGTTTGGTAAGGTACAAGAAGTGCCTCAGAAGGAAACCACACCGTTTTATCCTCGCAGTCCTTATGCTTGTGCGAAGCTTTACGCTCACTGGCAAACGGTGAATTACCGAGAATCCTACGGGCTGTTTGCGTGTAACGGGATACTTTTTAACCATGAAAGTCCGCGGCGAGGAGAGACGTTTGTAACGCGCAAGATTACCAGAGCGATCGCTCGCATTGTTGCCGGGAAGCAGAAAAAAATCTACCTGGGCAATCTCGATTCCAAGCGGGATTGGGGCTATGCAAAAGACTATGTAAGAGCAATGTGGCTGATGCTACAGCAACAGGAAGCAGATGATTACGTTGTAGCCACAGGAGAAACTTACTCCATTCGTCAATTCCTGGATATTGCCTTTGAACACGTCAATCTAGATTGGAAAGACTACGTAGAGTTTGACGAACGCTATTTGCGCCCAGCGGAAGTGGATTTACTGATTGGCGATCCCACGAAGGCGCACCAAAAGCTGGGTTGGAAACCATCGGTTACTTTTGAAGAATTAGTTCGCTTGATGGTAGAAGCGGATATGCAAGCTTTGGGCTTGAATTGTCCGAATGGCAATGGTTCGCACTCGCCTCTGGATCTTGCCACGATTCGCCAGAATGTAGGTAGTATGCACGATTAA
- a CDS encoding CIA30 family protein, with translation MTNQNNRSKWDFGRFLQTLTYFEVIPFFNCLQRLLQGRAKDNQDKPTGGKRVGVILVAGATGGVGKRVVRRLVERGYPVRALVRNTQKAREMLGDNVELFEGDITISETLTPEMMSNVSAVICCTGVRVQPVEGDTPDRAKYYQGIKFYMPEVVDSPEIVDYQGIQNLVQVAANYFSPQTKGGAEKVVFDFSNLSDDIKNTWGAVDDVVMGGVSQSGIQLVEGTALFAGNVSTDNSGGFASVRTRNFDTPIDLAGYEGVELRVRGDGKRYKFFIRTESRWDGVAYSYSFDTVANTWIDVRVPFAELIPVFRAKTLQDGEAINPSKICSFQLMLSKFEYDGELNPKFSPGGFALQVESIKAYGGAMPQFITISSAGVTRPGRPGINLEEEPPAVRMNDQLGGILTWKLRGEESIRESGISYTIIRPCALTEEPGGKALIFEQGDNIRGKVSREDIAELCVRSLEEPKACNLTFEVKEAEDSQNPDWESLFSSLQSDRIAAIKS, from the coding sequence ATGACGAATCAAAATAACCGCTCTAAATGGGATTTCGGCAGATTTTTGCAAACTCTGACCTATTTCGAGGTGATTCCTTTCTTCAACTGCCTTCAGCGGTTGCTGCAAGGCCGTGCCAAGGATAATCAAGACAAACCTACTGGAGGAAAGCGCGTGGGAGTGATACTGGTTGCTGGGGCGACGGGTGGTGTCGGTAAACGAGTCGTGCGGCGACTGGTTGAACGGGGTTATCCAGTGCGTGCCCTCGTCAGAAATACCCAGAAAGCGCGGGAAATGCTTGGCGACAACGTAGAACTCTTTGAGGGAGACATCACCATCTCAGAAACATTGACGCCGGAAATGATGTCGAACGTTAGTGCTGTAATTTGTTGCACTGGGGTTCGGGTGCAACCAGTCGAGGGCGATACACCAGATCGGGCGAAGTATTATCAGGGTATCAAGTTTTATATGCCCGAAGTCGTTGACAGCCCGGAAATCGTGGACTATCAAGGCATCCAGAACTTAGTGCAAGTTGCTGCCAACTACTTTAGCCCTCAGACGAAGGGGGGAGCTGAAAAAGTAGTATTTGATTTTAGCAACCTTTCAGATGACATCAAAAATACTTGGGGTGCGGTGGATGATGTCGTTATGGGTGGCGTAAGCCAGAGTGGCATACAACTGGTAGAAGGCACAGCGCTGTTTGCGGGCAACGTATCAACCGACAACTCTGGTGGTTTTGCTTCCGTCCGCACCCGCAACTTCGACACTCCAATTGATTTGGCAGGATACGAGGGTGTGGAATTGCGTGTCAGAGGCGATGGAAAACGCTACAAATTTTTTATCCGCACCGAATCCAGATGGGATGGCGTTGCTTATTCTTATTCTTTTGATACCGTAGCAAATACCTGGATCGATGTTCGCGTTCCCTTCGCTGAGTTAATTCCCGTGTTTCGCGCCAAAACTTTGCAAGATGGCGAAGCAATTAATCCCAGTAAAATTTGCTCGTTCCAGTTGATGTTGAGCAAGTTTGAATACGATGGAGAACTAAATCCGAAGTTTTCACCGGGAGGCTTTGCTTTGCAGGTGGAATCTATCAAAGCTTATGGCGGCGCGATGCCTCAATTTATCACGATCAGTTCGGCAGGTGTGACTCGTCCTGGTCGTCCTGGCATTAATTTAGAGGAAGAACCACCAGCGGTGAGAATGAACGACCAACTAGGAGGAATCCTTACTTGGAAATTGCGCGGTGAAGAAAGTATCCGTGAAAGTGGTATTTCTTACACAATTATTAGACCTTGTGCTTTGACGGAAGAACCAGGAGGCAAGGCGTTAATTTTCGAGCAAGGTGATAATATTCGGGGCAAAGTGAGCCGGGAAGATATTGCCGAATTGTGCGTGCGATCGCTAGAAGAACCGAAAGCGTGTAATCTCACCTTTGAGGTAAAAGAGGCAGAAGATAGCCAAAATCCCGACTGGGAAAGCTTATTCTCCAGCTTGCAAAGCGATCGCATTGCAGCAATCAAATCGTAA
- a CDS encoding alpha/beta hydrolase yields MLQFQPPGFEQKVIETSLGSMVYYTAVEDSWLGQRQAELPPLIFLHGFGGGASAYEWSKVYPAFATTHRIFAPDLIGWGESAHPVRDYQIADYLKTLTEFIEKIGISGGEQSFTPVKVVASLLTAAFTIRVAIERPELFQSLFLVCPSGFADFGQDAGRRLPLQVIGTPLLDKLIYTLGATNDVAVRSFLERFLFTKQERLSEEIVEAYLASAQQPNGEYAALAFLRGDLYFDLALYIQQLTVPTFILWGEQAQFISVNLGKRLAGLNPKAIREFQPIAGTGVLPHLEQPEVLIGLLQGYLSAVNR; encoded by the coding sequence ATGCTTCAGTTTCAGCCGCCTGGTTTTGAGCAAAAAGTCATAGAAACCTCCCTCGGTTCGATGGTTTACTATACCGCAGTAGAGGACTCGTGGTTAGGGCAACGACAAGCTGAATTGCCACCGTTAATCTTCCTGCATGGCTTTGGTGGCGGAGCTTCTGCCTACGAGTGGTCGAAGGTGTACCCGGCTTTTGCAACGACTCACCGCATATTCGCCCCGGATTTAATTGGTTGGGGAGAGTCAGCTCATCCAGTCCGAGATTATCAAATTGCAGACTATTTGAAGACGCTGACGGAGTTTATTGAAAAAATTGGTATTTCTGGAGGAGAGCAAAGTTTTACCCCGGTAAAAGTGGTGGCATCTTTGCTGACGGCGGCTTTCACTATCCGTGTGGCTATTGAACGTCCGGAGTTATTCCAATCGCTATTTTTAGTATGTCCGTCTGGATTTGCCGATTTTGGACAAGATGCTGGGCGCAGATTACCGCTTCAAGTAATTGGGACGCCGCTGTTAGATAAGCTAATTTATACGCTTGGGGCGACAAACGACGTGGCGGTGCGGAGTTTTCTAGAACGCTTCCTATTTACTAAGCAAGAACGATTGTCTGAAGAGATAGTAGAGGCTTATTTGGCGTCAGCGCAGCAGCCAAATGGGGAATACGCAGCGCTGGCATTTTTGCGGGGCGACCTTTATTTTGACCTTGCCCTGTATATTCAGCAATTGACGGTGCCAACTTTTATCCTGTGGGGTGAACAGGCACAATTTATCAGTGTGAATCTGGGCAAGCGTTTGGCTGGACTGAATCCAAAAGCAATTCGCGAGTTTCAGCCAATTGCGGGAACGGGAGTGCTACCTCATTTGGAGCAGCCAGAAGTGTTGATTGGACTGCTTCAAGGTTATTTGTCAGCAGTTAATAGATAA
- a CDS encoding ElyC/SanA/YdcF family protein, with translation MLLLLGSAASAPATIYYVSAVTRSDRYTDPAQVPAERVAIVLGAGVLPDGSPTPMLADRVEAAVQLYQMGRVKKLLMTGDNSRTDYDEVSVMQRYASDRGVPAADITLDYAGFSTYESCYRAREIFGVTQAVVITQQFHLSRAVYTCRQLGVNASGLGTPDWGRYGDGVMKSYSTREALATVKAVLEVNLLRPQPTFLGQFEGIK, from the coding sequence CTGCTCCTCTTGTTGGGAAGTGCCGCGAGCGCTCCAGCGACGATCTACTATGTGAGTGCAGTTACCAGAAGCGATCGCTATACCGATCCTGCCCAAGTTCCGGCTGAGCGTGTCGCCATTGTTCTTGGTGCAGGCGTATTGCCCGACGGTAGCCCCACACCGATGCTAGCCGATCGCGTGGAAGCGGCTGTGCAACTTTATCAGATGGGTCGGGTTAAAAAACTGTTGATGACGGGCGATAATAGCCGCACCGACTACGATGAAGTGAGCGTAATGCAGCGCTACGCGAGCGATCGCGGTGTACCGGCTGCTGATATTACTCTGGATTATGCTGGTTTCAGCACTTATGAAAGTTGCTATCGCGCACGAGAGATTTTTGGGGTGACACAGGCGGTTGTCATCACGCAGCAGTTCCACTTGTCACGCGCCGTGTATACTTGCCGTCAATTAGGTGTGAATGCGAGCGGCTTGGGTACACCCGATTGGGGACGGTATGGAGATGGGGTGATGAAATCCTATTCGACGCGGGAAGCACTCGCGACGGTGAAAGCCGTTTTAGAGGTGAATCTTCTCCGTCCTCAACCAACTTTTTTGGGGCAATTTGAGGGAATAAAGTAG
- a CDS encoding carbohydrate ABC transporter permease, whose translation MYGFLGAIALVMLFPLLWLISTSLKSPTENIFQFPPQIVPQEPTFQNFITVWQTNPFGQYLFNSTLVAVLTVGLNLLFCSLAAYPLARLDFRGRDMVFAAVVSTIMIPFQIVMIPLYILTVQLGLRNTYLGVILPSIASAFGIFLLRQAFQGVPKELEEAARMDGCSELGLWWHVMLPAIRPALVTLAIFVFIGSWSDFLWPLIVLDRPEYYTLPLGVATLAGALSLDWRLVAAGSVISITPVLLVFLFLQRYIVPTDAGSGVKG comes from the coding sequence ATGTATGGGTTCCTGGGAGCGATCGCGCTAGTGATGCTTTTTCCTCTACTTTGGCTCATCAGTACTTCCTTAAAATCTCCCACTGAAAATATCTTTCAGTTCCCACCCCAGATAGTGCCACAAGAGCCGACATTCCAGAACTTCATCACCGTTTGGCAAACCAATCCCTTTGGTCAGTATTTGTTCAACAGTACCCTGGTGGCAGTGCTGACAGTGGGCTTAAATCTGCTATTCTGCTCGCTTGCCGCTTACCCCTTGGCACGGCTGGATTTTCGGGGACGAGACATGGTTTTTGCGGCTGTTGTCTCCACGATTATGATTCCGTTCCAAATTGTAATGATTCCCCTGTACATCTTGACCGTACAGCTAGGTTTGAGAAATACCTATTTGGGTGTTATTTTGCCAAGCATTGCCTCTGCCTTCGGGATTTTCCTACTGCGGCAAGCATTTCAGGGCGTTCCCAAAGAACTGGAAGAAGCCGCTCGGATGGATGGCTGCTCGGAGCTAGGCTTGTGGTGGCACGTCATGCTTCCAGCAATTCGCCCAGCACTGGTAACGCTGGCAATTTTTGTCTTTATCGGTTCTTGGAGTGACTTTCTCTGGCCCTTAATTGTCCTCGACCGACCCGAATATTACACCCTCCCCTTAGGTGTCGCCACCCTTGCCGGGGCATTATCTCTAGATTGGCGACTGGTAGCAGCGGGTTCTGTCATTTCCATTACTCCAGTGCTGCTTGTCTTCCTCTTTTTGCAACGATATATTGTGCCGACAGATGCAGGGAGCGGCGTCAAAGGTTAA
- a CDS encoding GDP-L-fucose synthase, with the protein MASLDLSDKRILVTGGAGFLGRQVVDRLCKAGADQNKITIPRSREYDLRSLEHCQRAVEQQDVVIHLAAHVGGIGLNLVKPAELFYDNLMMGTQLIHAAYQAGVQKFVCVGTICAYPKFTPVPFKEDDLWNGYPEETNAPYGVAKKALLVQLQSYRQQYGFNGIYLLPVNLYGPEDNFDPKSSHVIPALIRKVHEAQARGDKQLPVWGDGSPTREFLYSTDAALGIVMGTQDYNGAEPVNLGTGYEISIKDLVELICELMGYQGEIIWETDKPNGQPRRCLDTERAKQEFGFTAQVDFKQGLKNTIDWYRQHAE; encoded by the coding sequence ATGGCTAGTTTAGATTTAAGCGATAAACGGATTCTCGTCACTGGCGGAGCTGGTTTTTTGGGGCGTCAGGTCGTAGATCGGTTGTGTAAAGCCGGAGCCGATCAAAACAAGATTACGATACCGCGATCGCGCGAGTACGATCTCCGCTCCTTAGAACACTGTCAACGCGCCGTTGAGCAGCAGGATGTCGTGATTCACCTCGCTGCTCACGTCGGCGGCATCGGTCTGAATCTGGTCAAACCCGCTGAATTATTCTACGACAACCTGATGATGGGCACTCAACTGATTCATGCGGCCTATCAAGCAGGGGTTCAAAAATTTGTTTGTGTAGGGACTATCTGCGCTTATCCCAAGTTTACGCCAGTGCCATTTAAAGAAGATGACCTCTGGAATGGCTATCCGGAAGAAACTAACGCTCCCTATGGCGTTGCGAAGAAAGCTTTACTGGTGCAACTCCAATCCTACCGGCAGCAGTACGGCTTTAACGGTATTTACCTATTGCCAGTGAACTTGTACGGGCCGGAAGATAACTTCGATCCCAAGAGTTCCCACGTGATCCCCGCCTTAATTCGCAAAGTACACGAAGCTCAAGCTAGAGGTGACAAGCAGCTACCTGTATGGGGCGATGGGAGTCCCACTCGCGAGTTTCTCTATTCTACGGATGCGGCTTTGGGTATCGTCATGGGTACGCAGGACTACAATGGCGCAGAACCCGTCAATTTGGGAACGGGTTATGAAATTTCTATCAAGGATTTGGTGGAACTGATTTGCGAACTGATGGGCTATCAGGGCGAAATTATCTGGGAAACCGATAAGCCGAACGGTCAACCGCGCCGCTGTTTAGATACAGAACGGGCGAAGCAAGAGTTTGGCTTCACAGCCCAAGTGGACTTCAAGCAAGGGCTGAAGAACACGATCGATTGGTATCGACAACACGCTGAGTAA